In Citrus sinensis cultivar Valencia sweet orange chromosome 2, DVS_A1.0, whole genome shotgun sequence, a single genomic region encodes these proteins:
- the LOC102620774 gene encoding uncharacterized protein LOC102620774 isoform X2 — protein MIMVPILLIVATGTAGKPHFIDLDLRPSVLVQGAPRQSFEEGGMAVSAVPVPFSLAGVLGQSQSSVRIPILGNLMAREVRPRPRQIIQGSPPRFLVNRPNILPAQEDEQNAVLSKLKKEVYNPAPMNLAKRLSLYYRDQATNVYKEMQKQKEEDAMRCAVCLEDFEPKEKVMLTPCNHMFHEDCIVPWVKSNAQCPVCRFSLGENKRESRASDNNIANAAVSDEVFAMELVSVIRAMEESLLWNNAAR, from the exons ATGATTATGGTGCCGATTCTCCTAATAGTAGCGACTGGAACAGCAGGCAAGCCCCATTTCATCGATTTGGATCTGCGTCCTTCCGTGCTAGTCCA AGGTGCGCCAAGGCAGTCATTTGAAGAGGGAGGGATGGCGGTATCGGCTGTACCAGTACCATTCAGTTTAGCTGG tgttCTAGGTCAATCTCAGTCTTCAGTGCGAATACCAATCCTTGGCAATCTCATGGCTAGGGAAGTCCGCCCCCGTCCCAGGCAAATCATTCAGGGATCGCCTCCAAGGTTCCTTGTGAATCGGCCAAATATACTTCCTGCTCAAGAAGACGAGCAAAATGCAGTTTTAAGCAAGCTAAAGAAAGAAGTATACAATCCCGCTCCGATGAATTTGGCAAAGCGATTGAGTTTGTATTACAGAGACCAAGCAACAAATGTTTACAAGGAGATGCAAAAGCAGAAAGAAGAAGATGCTATGAGGTGTGCTGTTTGCCTAGAAGATTTCGAGCCTAAAGAGAAAGTGATGCTCACTCCATGCAACCATATGTTCCACGAGGATTGCATCGTGCCATGGGTGAAAAGCAATGCTCAGTGCCCTGTGTGTAGGTTTTCACTCGGTGAGAACAAGAGAGAAAGTCGTGCTTCTGATAATAACATTGCCAATGCAGCCGTAAGCGACGAAGTGTTTGCGATGGAGCTTGTGTCAGTCATAAGAGCTATGGAGGAGTCTTTGTTATGGAACAATGCAGCCCGCTGA
- the LOC102620774 gene encoding uncharacterized protein LOC102620774 isoform X1, translated as MSGGSNNFTPTRRYQQVGHDYGADSPNSSDWNSRQAPFHRFGSASFRASPDANRGAPRQSFEEGGMAVSAVPVPFSLAGVLGQSQSSVRIPILGNLMAREVRPRPRQIIQGSPPRFLVNRPNILPAQEDEQNAVLSKLKKEVYNPAPMNLAKRLSLYYRDQATNVYKEMQKQKEEDAMRCAVCLEDFEPKEKVMLTPCNHMFHEDCIVPWVKSNAQCPVCRFSLGENKRESRASDNNIANAAVSDEVFAMELVSVIRAMEESLLWNNAAR; from the exons ATGAGTGGTGGCAGCAACAATTTCACTCCAACAAGAAGATATCAGCAGGTTGGACATGATTATGGTGCCGATTCTCCTAATAGTAGCGACTGGAACAGCAGGCAAGCCCCATTTCATCGATTTGGATCTGCGTCCTTCCGTGCTAGTCCA GATGCCAACAGAGGTGCGCCAAGGCAGTCATTTGAAGAGGGAGGGATGGCGGTATCGGCTGTACCAGTACCATTCAGTTTAGCTGG tgttCTAGGTCAATCTCAGTCTTCAGTGCGAATACCAATCCTTGGCAATCTCATGGCTAGGGAAGTCCGCCCCCGTCCCAGGCAAATCATTCAGGGATCGCCTCCAAGGTTCCTTGTGAATCGGCCAAATATACTTCCTGCTCAAGAAGACGAGCAAAATGCAGTTTTAAGCAAGCTAAAGAAAGAAGTATACAATCCCGCTCCGATGAATTTGGCAAAGCGATTGAGTTTGTATTACAGAGACCAAGCAACAAATGTTTACAAGGAGATGCAAAAGCAGAAAGAAGAAGATGCTATGAGGTGTGCTGTTTGCCTAGAAGATTTCGAGCCTAAAGAGAAAGTGATGCTCACTCCATGCAACCATATGTTCCACGAGGATTGCATCGTGCCATGGGTGAAAAGCAATGCTCAGTGCCCTGTGTGTAGGTTTTCACTCGGTGAGAACAAGAGAGAAAGTCGTGCTTCTGATAATAACATTGCCAATGCAGCCGTAAGCGACGAAGTGTTTGCGATGGAGCTTGTGTCAGTCATAAGAGCTATGGAGGAGTCTTTGTTATGGAACAATGCAGCCCGCTGA
- the LOC102620221 gene encoding uncharacterized protein LOC102620221 → MMEALGGGGFLGWNFSHGKPKPFKSQSRKSKPSDSAEATGGTGYRFPLKQAATAGSLAFTGDTIAQLIQRWRKQKASEQQHSLSRSEQSDEDVFWTALLDHDWLRAVRMTSYGFLLYGPGSYVWYQYLDHCMPKQTAGNLMMKVLLNQIVLGPCVIAVCFAWNNLWQGTVSELPNKYQKDALPTLLYGFRFWIPVSILNFWVIPLQARVAFMSMGSIFWNFYLSSTMSK, encoded by the exons ATGATGGAAGCATTAGGTGGCGGCGGGTTCCTTGGTTGGAACTTTTCACACGGAAAACCGAAACCGTTTAAATCTCAAAGTAGGAAATCGAAACCCTCCGATTCCGCGGAGGCCACTGGAGGAACTGGTTACCGGTTCCCCTTGAAGCAAGCGGCGACCGCGGGTTCACTCGCTTTTACCGGCGACACGATCGCTCAGCTCATCCAGCGGTGGCGAAAACAAAAGGCTTCCGAACAACAACACTCGCTCTCCCGCTCCGAGCAATCCGATGAG GATGTCTTCTGGACCGCCCTTCTGGATCATGACTGGCTTCGCGCTGTGCGGATGACTTCTTATGGGTTTCTTTTATATGGCCCTGGTTCTTATGTTTGGTATCAGTATCTTGATCATTGTATGCCAAAGCAAACAGCAGggaatttgatgatgaag GTTTTACTAAATCAAATTGTATTGGGTCCGTGTGTGATTGCTGTTTGTTTTGCCTGGAACAATTTATGGCAAGGAACAGTTTCCGAGCTTCCAAATAAGTACCAGAAAGATGCTCTTCCTACATTACTTTATG GATTTAGGTTCTGGATCCCAGTCAGCATATTGAATTTCTG GGTGATCCCTCTTCAAGCTCGTGTAGCTTTCATGTCAATGGGATCaatattttggaatttttatttatcatcaaCTATGAGCAAGTAG
- the LOC102620508 gene encoding protein ROOT PRIMORDIUM DEFECTIVE 1: MRSKARILESILKHPTTSTFIRSKTTSAQYVASRFRDPTFEKLMDKYKNYIKVISVQDLILANRNSPPSVSLEFLSRLSQKLHLNRGATAFLRKYPHIFHIFYDPVKSQPFCKLTETAVEISRQEAEAINACLSLVVERLVRLLSMSTSKSLPLRAVFKVWRELGLPDDFEDSVIARNPKIFRRCAGNEPNIHVLKLFDGMSKRDFTAAVDNWRVTECCKEDCKVERMELRYGFKQGFPSGMRLGKGFKGRVKEWQRLPYVGPYEEMGESKKTKAGMKRLEKRAVAIVHEFLSLTVEKMVEVEKISHFRKWFGIDFNIRDLFLDHPGIFYLSTKGKRHTVFLREAYERGQLIEPNPVYDVRRKLLDLVFLGRHGSVTGGSKSGEVGTRGDSESEDENNE, from the coding sequence ATGAGAAGTAAAGCCAGAATCCTCGAATCAAtcttaaaacatccaacaacatCAACATTCATTCGATCAAAAACAACCTCAGCGCAGTACGTAGCATCGAGATTCCGAGACCCCACATTCGAAAAGCTGATGGACAAGTACAAGAACTACATCAAAGTCATCTCCGTTCAAGACCTCATTCTCGCTAACCGCAACAGCCCACCATCAGTTTCCCTCGAATTCCTCTCACGACTCTCCCAGAAGCTCCACCTCAACCGCGGCGCCACCGCGTTTTTACGCAAGTACCCTCACATTTTCCACATTTTCTATGACCCCGTTAAGTCCCAGCCCTTCTGTAAACTAACTGAAACCGCCGTTGAAATTTCCCGCCAAGAGGCGGAAGCTATCAATGCCTGCTTGTCGCTCGTCGTTGAGCGGTTGGTTAGGCTTTTGTCAATGTCCACGTCCAAGTCTTTGCCGCTTCGTGCAGTATTTAAGGTTTGGAGGGAGCTTGGGCTTCCCGATGATTTTGAGGACTCCGTGATTGCCCGAAATCCGAAAATATTTAGGCGTTGTGCTGGCAATGAGCCGAATATTCACGTCTTGAAACTGTTTGATGGGATGTCTAAGAGGGATTTTACGGCTGCAGTTGATAATTGGAGGGTTACTGAGTGTTGTAAAGAGGATTGCAAAGTTGAAAGGATGGAATTACGTTATGGTTTTAAACAAGGGTTTCCGTCCGGGATGAGGTTGGGTAAAGGTTTTAAGGGTAGAGTGAAGGAATGGCAGAGGTTGCCTTATGTGGGGCCGTATGAGGAGATGGGAGAGAGTAAGAAGACTAAGGCTGGgatgaagagattggagaagCGGGCTGTTGCTATTGTGCATGAATTTCTGAGTTTGACGGTTGAGAAGATGGTGGAAGTAGAGAAGATTAGTCATTTTAGGAAATGGTTTggtattgattttaatataagGGATTTGTTCTTGGATCACCCGgggattttttatttgtctacCAAGGGGAAGAGACATACTGTCTTTTTGAGGGAAGCATATGAGAGGGGGCAATTGATTGAGCCAAATCCGGTGTATGATGTTAGAAGAAAGCTTCTTGATCTCGTTTTTTTGGGTCGTCATGGTTCGGTTACTGGTGGTTCAAAGTCCGGAGAAGTTGGTACGCGAGGGGACTCTGAGTCCGAAGATGAGAACAATGAATGA